One genomic segment of Pandoraea sputorum includes these proteins:
- a CDS encoding RidA family protein: MSDIQRHHTNARMSRVVVHNGTVYIGGQTADDRSQDITGQTQQVLAKIDGYLKDAGIDKSRLLSAQVWLKDIESDFAGMNAVWDAWTSPGNTPTRATVESRLAAPDLLVEIAVIAAAN, from the coding sequence ATGAGCGACATTCAACGCCATCACACGAATGCACGGATGAGCCGTGTCGTGGTGCATAACGGCACGGTCTACATCGGCGGCCAGACCGCCGATGACCGCAGCCAGGACATCACCGGCCAGACGCAGCAGGTGCTGGCCAAGATCGATGGCTATCTGAAGGACGCCGGTATCGACAAATCGCGCCTGCTGTCGGCGCAGGTGTGGCTCAAGGACATCGAGTCGGATTTCGCCGGTATGAACGCTGTGTGGGACGCCTGGACAAGCCCCGGCAACACGCCGACGCGCGCGACAGTGGAGTCGCGTCTGGCTGCGCCGGACCTGCTCGTCGAAATCGCCGTGATCGCGGCAGCGAATTAA
- a CDS encoding response regulator transcription factor: MVAAGVGAHEHRSGCLVTPVVAIVDDDIAVRDGIALLLRTVRVPSRQFGDAATLFDAIAVFADIGCVLLDMRMPDMNGLDALERLRHQADLPVIVLTGHGSIDACRQAFKRGAADFLQKPVDEDKLIAAVQHALRSHVVLRDVEKARQQRMAGLASLSGREREVLDWVVRGASSKEIARVLGISPRTVETHRATLLGKLDVNSLVELVRDFSPLLGESSP, from the coding sequence ATGGTTGCCGCTGGCGTAGGGGCGCATGAGCATCGTAGCGGCTGTCTCGTGACCCCGGTCGTAGCCATCGTCGATGACGACATCGCGGTGCGCGATGGCATTGCTTTGCTGCTGCGTACGGTACGCGTTCCTAGCCGGCAGTTCGGCGATGCCGCGACCTTGTTCGACGCTATTGCGGTCTTCGCGGACATTGGCTGCGTGCTGCTGGACATGCGCATGCCGGACATGAACGGGCTCGACGCGCTGGAGCGCTTGCGACATCAGGCCGATCTGCCAGTCATCGTGCTGACCGGTCACGGCAGCATCGACGCGTGCCGTCAGGCCTTCAAACGGGGCGCGGCGGACTTCCTGCAAAAGCCGGTCGACGAGGACAAGCTGATCGCCGCCGTTCAGCATGCGCTGCGCTCGCACGTTGTGTTGCGCGACGTGGAGAAGGCACGGCAACAGCGCATGGCGGGGTTGGCATCGCTGAGCGGGCGAGAGCGCGAAGTACTCGACTGGGTCGTCAGGGGGGCCAGCAGCAAGGAGATTGCGCGCGTGCTGGGGATATCCCCGCGCACCGTCGAGACACATCGCGCGACGTTGTTGGGCAAGCTCGATGTGAATTCGCTCGTCGAGCTGGTGCGCGACTTTTCGCCGCTGCTCGGTGAGTCGTCTCCGTAG
- a CDS encoding ABC transporter ATP-binding protein, whose translation MSTSTPYLRVENLGKRFGDTVAVEGVDLSIAQGEFISLLGPSGCGKTTTLQMIAGFVAPTSGRILLEGRDLTPVPPEKRGLGIVFQSYALFPHMTVAQNVAFGLDMRRVDAAEKQRRVKDALELVHLGAHAQRYPRELSGGQRQRVALARAMVIAPPVLLLDEPLSNLDAKLREQMQDELRSIQRKVGTTTIMVTHDQAEALAISDRVVLLNAGRVVRIDTPHEVYEDPRATFAANFIGQTNLITGQLDVRGGVALLEVQGLRLVVSPAQAGLASPEAANSAVTFCLRPERIRLTSATAGRVPGRVAQRSFHGNHWVLTVSTALGELRVLVSNDGAVAANDGDAVGLDWADDALRLVQESA comes from the coding sequence ATGAGCACCAGCACCCCTTACTTACGCGTTGAAAATCTCGGCAAGCGCTTTGGCGACACGGTGGCGGTCGAGGGCGTCGATCTCTCGATTGCGCAGGGCGAGTTCATCTCCCTGCTCGGCCCGTCGGGCTGCGGCAAGACCACCACGTTGCAGATGATTGCCGGTTTCGTCGCCCCGACGTCCGGCCGGATTCTGCTCGAAGGCCGCGACCTCACGCCCGTGCCGCCGGAGAAGCGCGGGCTGGGCATCGTCTTCCAGAGCTACGCACTGTTTCCGCACATGACGGTGGCGCAGAACGTGGCGTTCGGTCTGGACATGCGACGGGTGGATGCCGCTGAAAAGCAGCGCCGCGTGAAGGACGCGCTGGAACTGGTGCACCTCGGGGCACATGCGCAACGCTATCCGCGCGAACTCTCGGGCGGACAGCGTCAGCGCGTGGCGCTCGCGCGGGCGATGGTCATTGCACCGCCCGTGCTGCTGCTCGACGAACCGCTCTCGAATCTGGACGCCAAGTTGCGCGAACAGATGCAAGACGAGTTGCGTTCGATTCAGCGCAAGGTCGGCACAACAACGATCATGGTCACGCACGATCAGGCCGAAGCGCTCGCGATCAGCGATCGCGTGGTGTTGCTCAACGCGGGGCGTGTGGTTCGCATCGACACGCCACACGAAGTGTATGAAGACCCACGCGCGACGTTCGCTGCGAACTTCATCGGGCAGACCAATCTCATCACCGGTCAGCTTGATGTGCGCGGTGGCGTGGCGCTGCTGGAAGTGCAGGGACTGCGGCTGGTGGTGTCGCCTGCGCAGGCCGGACTGGCGTCGCCGGAGGCGGCGAATTCAGCGGTCACGTTCTGTCTGCGTCCCGAGCGGATCCGGCTGACGTCGGCGACCGCCGGGCGCGTGCCGGGACGTGTCGCGCAGCGCAGCTTTCATGGCAACCACTGGGTTCTCACCGTCTCGACCGCGCTGGGAGAGTTGCGCGTGCTCGTGTCGAACGACGGCGCGGTTGCGGCCAACGACGGTGACGCCGTCGGTCTCGACTGGGCCGACGATGCGCTGCGTCTCGTGCAGGAGAGCGCATGA
- a CDS encoding LysR substrate-binding domain-containing protein has translation MKIRQLEAFRALILRQTVTRAADMLHISQPAVTRLINDLEADVGFSLFDRSNGRLNPTPEAMVLFEEVERSFAGIDRIAQTAEQIKSLRRGSLHIAGAPALALEFLPTTLTGFMREHPGVSTTLLIHASSIVVDMVVGRRCDVGFIAHPLTHAGANVETLYRAPMRCILPLGHRLADRDVIRPEDLRDESFISYPKEFDNRMYIDRLFAERQIDRVMSAESQLSAAICVLVQHGAGVAIIDQVTARYAAGRVLVKPFEPVVMSGFSLVTSTQHPPSRLAQAFVDYTKERMVELLAD, from the coding sequence ATGAAGATCCGGCAGTTGGAAGCCTTTCGCGCGCTGATCCTGCGTCAGACGGTCACTCGCGCGGCGGACATGCTCCACATCTCGCAACCGGCCGTCACGCGGTTGATCAACGATCTGGAAGCCGACGTAGGGTTTTCCTTATTCGACCGGAGCAACGGCCGACTGAATCCGACGCCCGAGGCGATGGTGTTGTTCGAGGAAGTGGAGCGCTCGTTTGCGGGCATCGACCGCATCGCGCAGACCGCCGAGCAGATCAAATCGCTGCGACGCGGCTCGCTGCACATCGCAGGTGCGCCCGCGCTGGCGCTGGAGTTTTTGCCCACCACGCTGACGGGCTTCATGCGCGAACATCCGGGCGTGAGCACAACGCTGCTGATTCACGCGTCGAGCATCGTGGTGGACATGGTGGTCGGGCGTCGTTGCGATGTGGGCTTCATCGCGCACCCGCTCACGCATGCGGGGGCCAACGTCGAGACACTGTATCGCGCCCCCATGCGCTGCATCCTGCCGCTGGGCCATCGTCTCGCCGACCGAGACGTGATTCGCCCGGAAGACCTGCGCGACGAATCCTTCATTTCCTATCCGAAGGAATTCGATAACCGGATGTACATCGACCGGCTCTTTGCCGAACGGCAGATCGATCGGGTGATGAGCGCAGAGTCCCAGTTGTCCGCAGCGATATGCGTGCTGGTCCAGCATGGCGCCGGGGTGGCGATCATCGATCAGGTCACCGCGCGCTACGCGGCCGGTCGGGTGCTGGTCAAACCGTTCGAGCCGGTCGTCATGTCCGGCTTCTCGCTGGTCACGTCCACGCAGCATCCGCCCTCACGGCTCGCGCAGGCGTTCGTCGACTACACGAAGGAGCGCATGGTCGAGC
- a CDS encoding ABC transporter permease — translation MNAATSTPPGVPSVATAKPTASVSPEVAAQRRSAWTLVAPATLYFLVLLAVPLVLTFVLSLHGFDPNSGGILPTVSLQHYVDILTDSYFYEIFLRTLLLSVGVTLLCVLIGVPEAYFLFRMRDPWRSLCLVLVLGPLLISVVVRTLGWSILLGREGLINAVLTKLGLIDHPLQMLFTMGAVTVALVHVLVPLLVLSVWTSLTRLDPAVAHAARSLGAGRATVMWRVVLPQITPGILSGSLIVFALTASAFATPALIGGRRLKVVATTAYDEFLGTLNWPLGAAIAIVLLIVNVLIISGYNRALEKRFTRRLG, via the coding sequence ATGAACGCCGCAACGTCTACGCCACCGGGTGTGCCGAGCGTGGCGACGGCAAAGCCCACGGCATCGGTATCGCCCGAGGTCGCCGCTCAGCGTCGCTCGGCATGGACGCTGGTCGCGCCTGCGACGCTTTACTTCCTCGTACTGCTGGCTGTGCCGCTCGTGCTGACGTTCGTCCTGAGTCTGCACGGTTTCGACCCGAATTCGGGCGGCATTCTGCCGACGGTGTCGTTGCAGCATTACGTCGACATTCTCACGGACAGCTACTTCTACGAGATCTTCCTGCGCACCTTGCTGCTGTCGGTCGGCGTGACGTTGCTGTGCGTGCTGATCGGCGTGCCTGAGGCCTACTTTCTGTTCCGCATGCGCGATCCGTGGCGCTCGCTGTGTCTGGTGCTCGTGCTCGGTCCGCTGCTGATCTCGGTCGTCGTGCGCACGCTCGGCTGGTCGATTCTGCTCGGCCGGGAAGGGCTGATCAATGCCGTGCTCACGAAGCTCGGCCTCATCGATCATCCGTTGCAGATGCTGTTCACGATGGGCGCAGTGACGGTGGCGCTGGTGCATGTCCTCGTGCCGTTGCTGGTGCTGTCGGTGTGGACGTCGCTCACGCGGCTGGACCCCGCTGTGGCGCATGCGGCCCGCTCGCTCGGTGCAGGTCGCGCGACGGTGATGTGGCGTGTGGTGCTGCCGCAGATCACGCCGGGCATTCTCTCGGGCAGCCTGATCGTGTTCGCGCTCACTGCGAGTGCCTTCGCGACACCGGCGCTCATCGGCGGTCGTCGTCTGAAAGTCGTGGCGACCACGGCGTACGACGAATTCCTCGGCACGCTGAACTGGCCGCTGGGCGCGGCGATTGCGATCGTACTGCTGATCGTCAACGTGCTCATCATCAGCGGATACAACCGCGCCCTTGAGAAGCGCTTCACGCGCCGTCTCGGCTGA
- a CDS encoding ABC transporter permease, which translates to MNQLDSQYDRNGAGALAFHVLFLVFILAPLVVVCLVAFTPDNFLSIPTKHFSLRWFESLMSDEDFQSALRTSLWLGVMSATVSTALAVPTAMGLARYRFPGRDAINSFLLSPLMIPPVVLGIAFLRLFTLLDMGGSFESLVACHALLIFPYALRLIMAALVGQADEGERAARSLGAGRWTTFRRITLPAILPGVAGGWVLAFINSFDELTATIFVTSPETITLPVRIYMNMSETVDPSVAAISTLLIGVTLAVMLILDRIYGLNKVLVGNH; encoded by the coding sequence ATGAATCAGCTCGATTCTCAGTACGATCGCAATGGCGCGGGCGCGCTGGCGTTCCACGTGCTGTTTCTCGTCTTTATCCTCGCGCCGCTGGTCGTCGTGTGTCTGGTGGCGTTCACGCCGGATAACTTCCTCTCGATTCCGACGAAGCACTTCTCGCTGCGCTGGTTCGAATCGCTCATGAGCGACGAGGACTTTCAGTCGGCGTTGCGCACGAGTCTGTGGCTGGGGGTGATGTCGGCCACGGTGTCGACGGCGCTTGCGGTGCCCACCGCCATGGGGCTGGCGCGATACCGGTTTCCCGGGCGCGATGCAATCAACTCGTTCTTGCTCTCGCCGCTGATGATCCCGCCGGTGGTGCTGGGTATCGCATTCCTGCGTCTGTTCACGTTGCTCGATATGGGCGGCTCGTTCGAGAGTCTGGTCGCGTGCCACGCGTTGCTGATCTTCCCGTACGCGCTGCGCCTGATCATGGCAGCGCTCGTCGGGCAGGCAGACGAAGGTGAGCGTGCTGCGCGCTCGCTGGGCGCAGGGCGCTGGACGACATTCCGTCGCATCACGCTGCCCGCGATTTTGCCAGGCGTGGCGGGTGGCTGGGTGCTGGCGTTCATCAACAGTTTCGACGAACTGACGGCCACGATTTTCGTCACGTCTCCGGAGACGATCACGTTGCCCGTGCGCATCTACATGAATATGAGCGAGACGGTCGATCCGAGCGTCGCCGCGATTTCAACGTTGCTCATCGGCGTGACGCTGGCGGTCATGCTGATCCTCGACCGCATCTACGGATTGAACAAGGTTCTGGTTGGAAATCACTAA
- a CDS encoding FAD/NAD(P)-dependent oxidoreductase has translation MSSMRVDLLVVGAGPAGLAAALEAKRHGLTPLVVDENSLPGGQIYRSVSRSPLADPGVLGPDYLRGRALVDAFTEAGIAYWPQTLAWQISTDKRVSVTRQSAGGGTLQIEAGAIVLASGAQERPFPIPGWTLPGVMGVGAAQTLLKASALVPDTPMVLAGCGPLLYLFAWQLINAGVPVRAILDTAEPDARRQALRHAGGALRAPSYLMKGLKLLRAIRAAGVQHVKHVTSLRVLGATQAEAIEYVVDGKTQRIDTALVLLHQGVIPNTQVTRSIGCEHEWDEAQLCWRPKTDAWGETSVPGIFVAGDGAGIGGALAAEPSGRLAATQAAATLGKLDMAKRDSRALSLRRELASHTSIRPFLDALYRPADGFRAPADDSTIVCRCEEVTAGDVRRMAGLGCVGPNQTKSFSRCGMGPCQGRFCGMTVAELLAQAQGCAVPEVGYYRIRPPIKPVTLGELASAVDAPEFLSERAGFPK, from the coding sequence ATGAGTTCGATGCGTGTGGATTTACTGGTCGTTGGCGCCGGTCCTGCGGGACTCGCGGCGGCGCTTGAAGCGAAGCGTCATGGCCTGACGCCGCTCGTCGTCGACGAAAACAGCCTGCCCGGTGGGCAGATTTACCGAAGCGTGAGCCGCTCGCCGCTGGCCGATCCAGGCGTACTCGGGCCGGACTATCTGCGCGGGCGCGCACTCGTCGATGCCTTCACCGAAGCAGGCATTGCATATTGGCCGCAAACGCTTGCGTGGCAAATCAGCACCGACAAGCGTGTCTCCGTCACGCGACAGAGCGCGGGCGGCGGAACGTTGCAGATCGAAGCCGGGGCCATTGTGCTGGCAAGCGGTGCGCAGGAGCGCCCGTTCCCGATTCCGGGGTGGACGTTGCCCGGCGTGATGGGCGTGGGGGCGGCGCAGACGTTGCTCAAAGCGTCTGCGCTCGTGCCGGACACGCCGATGGTGCTGGCCGGATGCGGGCCGTTGTTGTATCTGTTCGCGTGGCAATTGATCAACGCCGGTGTGCCGGTGCGCGCAATTCTCGATACCGCCGAGCCGGACGCACGCCGTCAGGCGCTGCGTCACGCGGGCGGAGCGTTGCGTGCACCGTCCTACCTGATGAAGGGCCTCAAGCTGCTGCGTGCGATTCGCGCGGCGGGCGTGCAGCACGTGAAGCATGTGACGTCGCTGCGCGTGCTGGGTGCGACGCAGGCCGAGGCCATCGAATACGTTGTGGACGGCAAGACGCAGCGCATCGATACGGCACTGGTGCTGCTGCATCAGGGCGTGATTCCGAACACGCAGGTCACGCGCTCGATCGGTTGCGAACATGAATGGGATGAAGCGCAACTGTGCTGGCGGCCGAAGACCGACGCATGGGGCGAGACGAGCGTGCCGGGTATTTTCGTGGCGGGCGACGGTGCGGGCATCGGCGGCGCGCTCGCGGCTGAGCCGTCCGGGCGTCTCGCGGCCACGCAGGCCGCCGCTACGCTCGGCAAACTCGACATGGCGAAGCGCGATTCGCGTGCGCTGTCGCTGCGCCGCGAGCTGGCGTCGCACACATCGATTCGGCCGTTCCTCGACGCGCTTTACCGACCGGCGGACGGTTTCCGCGCACCGGCCGATGACAGCACCATCGTGTGCCGTTGCGAGGAGGTGACGGCGGGCGACGTGCGTCGCATGGCGGGACTGGGTTGCGTCGGGCCAAACCAGACCAAGAGCTTCTCGCGCTGCGGCATGGGCCCGTGTCAGGGCCGATTCTGCGGCATGACCGTCGCCGAGTTGCTGGCGCAGGCGCAAGGGTGCGCGGTGCCGGAAGTGGGCTACTACCGCATCCGTCCACCGATCAAGCCGGTGACGCTGGGCGAACTCGCCTCGGCCGTCGACGCCCCTGAATTCCTGAGCGAACGAGCAGGTTTCCCCAAGTAG
- a CDS encoding outer membrane protein has protein sequence MKTYHLAIPPLMALTFAGVASADTAPAALASDAGYYGAARLIGAFDNVNNMELTSPRVSGMIRGPKSGAHVTGSVALGHQFGNGWRVEGEYVFRRGNEFDSYWAPFNANANRFNVASQRLMLNGYRDFDLGHGFSVYGTLGLGVAIVTADGWQGNASRRFASRTQTNLAYSGGVGVSYAIDKRFTLDIGYRYVDMGNVESGFNTFENRIGARDEQLKARLASNEVFVGVRGRF, from the coding sequence ATGAAGACCTATCACCTCGCCATTCCGCCATTGATGGCGCTGACGTTCGCCGGTGTCGCAAGCGCGGACACCGCACCCGCGGCATTGGCCAGCGACGCCGGCTACTATGGTGCCGCCCGCCTCATCGGCGCCTTCGACAACGTCAACAACATGGAACTGACGAGCCCGCGTGTGAGCGGCATGATCCGAGGTCCGAAGTCCGGGGCCCACGTCACGGGGTCGGTGGCACTTGGTCATCAATTCGGCAACGGCTGGCGCGTGGAAGGCGAATATGTGTTTCGACGTGGCAACGAGTTCGATAGCTACTGGGCGCCGTTCAACGCAAATGCAAATCGCTTCAATGTTGCGTCGCAACGTCTGATGCTCAACGGGTATCGCGATTTCGATCTAGGGCATGGATTCTCCGTGTACGGTACGCTCGGTCTCGGTGTTGCGATCGTCACGGCAGACGGCTGGCAAGGCAACGCGTCGCGCCGCTTCGCTTCGCGTACGCAGACGAATCTGGCGTACTCGGGCGGTGTCGGCGTGAGCTACGCCATCGACAAGCGTTTCACGCTCGACATCGGCTATCGCTACGTCGATATGGGCAATGTCGAGAGCGGCTTCAACACGTTCGAGAATCGTATCGGTGCGCGTGATGAACAACTGAAAGCCCGACTGGCGTCGAACGAAGTGTTCGTCGGGGTGCGCGGTCGCTTCTGA
- a CDS encoding NAD(P)/FAD-dependent oxidoreductase, which yields MQKTYDIAVIGGGLVGMAIAYGLAKRGQRVVVCDGEDNSLRAARGNFGLVWVQGKGGTCTNYARWSLHSANTWQGMADELFARTGVDVGFQRPGGFNIAQTAEELAVKVESMRKLKEAEPALVYEVLDHHALAERLPAIGPDVFGAIYSPNDGHVSPLYTLRALFAAFEQAGGEYAPNLRVTDIRQLGSGAFRVSMGDTSFEAGRVVLAAGLGNRDLAPMVGLSAPVKPLRGQIIVTERVKPFLDYPTIYVRQTVEGSVMLGDSAEDVGFNDGVTPDVLADIARRGIAPFPILKNVRVVRAWGALRVMTGDGLPIYEASESCPGAFLATCHSGVTLAAAHCETIAPWILGAERPALLDHFYAKRFAA from the coding sequence ATGCAAAAGACATACGATATCGCCGTCATCGGCGGTGGCCTCGTCGGCATGGCAATCGCCTACGGGCTTGCCAAGCGCGGACAACGCGTCGTCGTTTGCGATGGCGAAGACAACTCGCTGAGGGCCGCGCGCGGCAATTTCGGGTTGGTCTGGGTACAGGGCAAGGGAGGCACCTGCACCAACTATGCGCGCTGGTCACTGCACTCGGCGAACACCTGGCAGGGGATGGCCGACGAGCTGTTCGCGCGTACCGGCGTGGACGTCGGCTTTCAGCGCCCCGGCGGTTTCAACATCGCGCAGACGGCCGAGGAACTGGCCGTCAAAGTCGAGAGCATGCGCAAGCTCAAGGAAGCCGAGCCCGCGCTGGTCTATGAGGTGCTCGATCACCATGCGCTGGCCGAACGTCTGCCCGCCATCGGCCCCGACGTGTTTGGTGCGATCTATTCACCGAACGACGGGCACGTGAGCCCGCTGTACACACTGCGCGCGCTGTTCGCTGCGTTCGAACAGGCGGGCGGCGAGTACGCGCCGAACCTGCGGGTGACGGACATCCGTCAACTGGGCAGCGGTGCGTTTCGCGTAAGCATGGGCGATACGTCGTTCGAAGCGGGGCGCGTCGTGCTTGCCGCAGGGCTGGGCAATCGCGACCTCGCGCCGATGGTGGGGCTGAGCGCGCCGGTCAAGCCGCTGCGTGGTCAGATCATCGTGACGGAGCGGGTTAAGCCGTTTCTCGACTATCCGACGATCTATGTACGTCAGACCGTCGAAGGCTCGGTCATGCTCGGCGACTCGGCGGAGGACGTCGGCTTCAACGACGGTGTGACGCCGGATGTGCTCGCCGACATCGCGCGACGTGGCATTGCGCCGTTCCCCATTCTCAAAAATGTGCGCGTCGTGCGCGCATGGGGCGCGTTGCGCGTGATGACGGGCGACGGCCTGCCGATCTACGAAGCCTCGGAGTCTTGCCCTGGCGCATTTCTCGCGACTTGCCACAGCGGCGTGACGCTGGCCGCCGCTCACTGTGAAACCATCGCGCCGTGGATTCTCGGCGCTGAACGCCCTGCGCTTCTGGACCATTTCTATGCCAAACGTTTCGCTGCTTAA
- a CDS encoding (2Fe-2S)-binding protein, whose translation MPNVSLLKSLARKDGATVRMFIDDMPVDVPTDMNVAAALLFSGVTACRTTPVTGSERAPFCMMGVCFDCLVEIDGVPNRQGCMTPVREGMQVRRMDGARSVA comes from the coding sequence ATGCCAAACGTTTCGCTGCTTAAGTCGCTGGCGCGCAAGGATGGCGCGACGGTGCGGATGTTCATCGACGACATGCCGGTCGATGTGCCGACGGATATGAACGTCGCGGCCGCCTTGCTCTTCTCGGGCGTGACGGCGTGCCGCACGACGCCCGTGACGGGCAGCGAGCGCGCACCGTTCTGCATGATGGGTGTGTGCTTCGATTGTCTCGTGGAGATCGACGGTGTTCCGAACCGGCAGGGCTGCATGACGCCCGTGCGCGAGGGGATGCAAGTGCGTCGCATGGATGGCGCAAGGAGTGTGGCATGA
- a CDS encoding ABC transporter substrate-binding protein produces MKTVVPQTLRKLGRAAAISVGAGLVFGASAAHADTTLYVGAYGGSFEQMLKKDVIPGFERANPGTKVVIVPGDSTTTLAKLQAQKGKAGMDVVFLDDGPMYQAIQMGFCGKLADAPVYQDLYDIAKFKSGNAVAAGLIATGIAYNTRLFQSKGWPAPTSWKELSDPKYKGKLVMPSIKNTYGLHALLVESKLNGGSDSNIDPGFKEMEKIAPNVLSFDPSPGKIAELFQADEVALAVWGNGRVQALRQQGIPVEFVYPKDGAVALGMGMCAVDKSANDALAQKFIQMILSPQTQAVLAESQGVAPSNKKTQLSMAVAARVPSPAQIDKLVRVDWDVVNAKRAEWTQRWNRQIER; encoded by the coding sequence ATGAAGACTGTCGTCCCCCAAACGCTTCGCAAGCTTGGCCGTGCCGCCGCGATTTCTGTCGGTGCGGGATTGGTTTTTGGTGCTTCCGCCGCGCATGCCGATACGACGCTGTATGTCGGCGCGTACGGTGGTTCGTTCGAACAGATGCTGAAGAAAGACGTCATTCCCGGCTTCGAACGGGCCAACCCGGGCACCAAGGTTGTGATCGTGCCGGGCGACTCGACGACGACGCTCGCGAAGCTTCAGGCGCAAAAGGGCAAGGCTGGCATGGACGTGGTCTTCCTCGACGACGGCCCGATGTATCAGGCCATCCAGATGGGCTTTTGCGGCAAGCTCGCCGACGCGCCGGTCTATCAGGATCTCTATGACATCGCGAAGTTCAAGAGCGGCAACGCCGTGGCGGCCGGTCTGATCGCGACCGGCATCGCTTACAACACGCGTCTGTTCCAGTCGAAGGGATGGCCCGCACCGACGTCGTGGAAGGAACTCTCCGACCCGAAGTACAAGGGCAAGCTCGTGATGCCGAGCATCAAGAACACGTACGGTCTGCACGCGCTACTCGTCGAGTCGAAGCTTAACGGCGGCAGCGACAGCAACATCGATCCGGGCTTCAAGGAGATGGAGAAGATCGCGCCGAACGTGCTGTCGTTCGACCCGTCGCCGGGCAAGATCGCCGAGCTGTTCCAGGCCGACGAAGTCGCGCTGGCCGTATGGGGTAATGGCCGTGTGCAGGCGCTGCGTCAGCAGGGCATTCCGGTCGAATTCGTTTATCCGAAGGACGGCGCGGTGGCGTTAGGCATGGGCATGTGCGCGGTCGACAAGTCGGCTAACGATGCGCTCGCGCAGAAGTTCATCCAGATGATTCTCTCGCCGCAGACGCAGGCCGTGCTGGCTGAAAGCCAGGGCGTGGCACCGTCCAACAAGAAGACCCAGTTGTCGATGGCGGTCGCCGCGCGCGTACCGTCGCCCGCACAGATCGACAAGCTCGTGCGCGTCGACTGGGATGTCGTGAACGCCAAGCGTGCCGAATGGACGCAGCGCTGGAATCGTCAGATCGAGCGCTAA
- a CDS encoding sensor histidine kinase, producing MSRPISLIVLMVWLALSVVGAALIVVRAYAEAHPSAMADSHNALLRALSDLPWLPIGLGNAVVVLAVLAMLGVRRLRHAYERELTRARLDRFTDLDTFGEMAAGLAHELNQPLMAIVSNVRFAERLLDVPEERNNVRVALQTSAAQAKRAARIIERLRTTVGSHGADAPQAFDPGATVLGLFALFRGEPDRAPIRFEWHDEAPGARPMADQAAIEQILHNLIQNACDSVTGLDCPHIQVFGERHGRRYRFRVVDNGPGIDGIIMSKVFDPFFTTRLQGLGLGLPLCQTLTHRQNGKLTLANLPSGGAEAALWLPLA from the coding sequence ATGAGTCGTCCCATTAGTCTGATCGTATTGATGGTGTGGTTGGCGCTGAGCGTCGTCGGCGCGGCCCTTATCGTCGTGCGCGCCTACGCCGAGGCGCACCCGTCGGCGATGGCCGATTCGCATAATGCGTTGCTACGCGCGTTATCGGACTTGCCGTGGCTGCCGATCGGCCTTGGGAACGCGGTCGTCGTGCTGGCCGTTCTGGCGATGTTGGGCGTGCGACGCCTTCGTCACGCATACGAGCGCGAACTCACGCGCGCGCGACTGGACCGGTTCACTGACCTCGATACGTTCGGCGAGATGGCGGCCGGTCTTGCGCACGAACTCAACCAGCCTTTGATGGCGATCGTCTCGAATGTGCGCTTCGCCGAGCGACTGCTCGACGTGCCGGAGGAGCGCAACAACGTGCGCGTGGCACTGCAAACCAGTGCCGCGCAGGCCAAGCGCGCCGCTCGGATCATCGAGCGGCTGCGCACAACCGTTGGATCGCATGGCGCAGACGCGCCTCAGGCGTTTGATCCCGGCGCGACCGTACTCGGGCTATTCGCGCTGTTTCGGGGCGAACCGGATCGTGCGCCGATTCGGTTCGAATGGCACGACGAGGCGCCGGGCGCTCGCCCGATGGCCGATCAGGCGGCCATCGAGCAGATTCTTCATAACCTGATTCAGAACGCATGCGATTCGGTCACCGGTCTCGACTGCCCGCATATCCAGGTGTTCGGTGAACGACACGGGCGCCGCTATCGATTTCGTGTCGTCGACAATGGCCCGGGCATCGACGGCATCATCATGTCGAAAGTCTTCGATCCCTTCTTCACCACGCGATTGCAAGGGCTAGGTCTCGGCCTGCCACTGTGCCAGACGCTCACGCACCGTCAGAACGGCAAGCTCACGCTTGCCAATCTGCCCTCGGGCGGTGCCGAAGCGGCGCTATGGTTGCCGCTGGCGTAG